One part of the Salmo salar chromosome ssa28, Ssal_v3.1, whole genome shotgun sequence genome encodes these proteins:
- the LOC106589506 gene encoding serine/threonine-protein kinase SBK1: MSSSPLGSRGNMDILEELQLIAAQNLEMLEINKYYDVIRELGKGTYGKVDLVIHKIRGTKMALKFLRKKTTKLKSFLREYSISLYLSPCPFIINMFGIAFETDDYYVFAQEYALSGDLFDIIPPQVGLPETVAKRCVHQVAIALDYLHCKKLVHRDIKPENILIFDRECHKVKLSDFGMTRRAGSPVKRVSGTIPYTAPELCDASRHEGFCVDYSTDVWAFGVLLFCMLTGNFPWEKALPSDSFYQEFTRWQRRRTGSVPSQWRRFTEQALRMFRRLLSVEQDRRCSVKEVFGYFSHSWMLDGDSNGNGGGGGERERERGGGVRVEGEGSSTSSSSGEDDEDMLVERMKQQTLSPLSPVSVERGTGGTKAGMMESGGGHHFVSVSTTSSVSSTNSYERMPRDSISNNNRPPGRMLVATPIEICV, encoded by the exons ATGAGTTCTTCTCCGCTGGGTTCCCGTGGCAACATGGACATTCTGGAGGAACTGCAGCTGATCGCAGCCCAGAACCTGGAGATGCTAGAGATCAACAAGTACTATGATGTCATCAGGGAGCTGGGCAAGGGCACCTACGGCAAGGTAGACCTGGTCATACACAAGATCAGAG GTACCAAGATGGCCCTGAAGTTCCTGAGGAAGAAGACGACCAAGCTGAAGTCGTTCCTGAGGGAGTAcagcatctctctctacctctcgccCTGTCCCTTCATCATTAACATGTTTGGGATCGCCTTCGAGACTGACGACTACTACGTGTTTGCCCAGGAGTATGCCCTGTCCGGGGATCTCTTCGACATCATCCCTCCACAG GTTGGTCTCCCGGAGACAGTTGCTAAGCGCTGTGTGCACCAGGTTGCCATCGCCCTGGACTACCTTCACTGTAAGAAGTTGGTGCACCGAGACATCAAGCCTGAGAACATCCTCATCTTCGACCGCGAGTGCCACAAGGTCAAATTGTCCGACTTCGGCATGACACGCCGCGCTGGCTCGCCGGTCAAACGT GTGAGCGGTACCATTCCGTACACGGCTCCGGAGCTGTGCGACGCGTCTCGCCACGAGGGTTTCTGCGTGGACTACAGCACAGATGTGTGGGCCTTTGGCGTCCTTCTTTTTTGCATGCTGACCGGTAACTTCCCCTGGGAGAAGGCCCTGCCCTCCGACTCCTTCTACCAGGAGTTCACACGCTGGCAGAGGCGCCGCACGGGCTCCGTACCCTCGCAGTGGCGCCGCTTCACAGAGCAGGCCCTCCGCATGTTCCGCAGGCTCCTCTCTGTGGAGCAGGACCGACGCTGCTCTGTCAAAGAGGTGTTTGGCTACTTTAGCCACAGCTGGATGCTGGATGGAGACAGCAACGGGaatggaggagggggtggagagagagagagggagagaggaggaggggtgagggtggAGGGGGAAGGTAGCAGTACGTCGTCCTCGTCCGGGGAGGACGATGAAGACATGCTGGTGGAGAGGATGAAACAGCagactctgtctcctctctctcctgtgtctgtgGAGAGGGGGACTGGGGGGACGAAGGCAGGGATGATGGAATCAGGTGGTGGacaccattttgtttctgtttccACCACCAGCTCAGTATCCTCTACTAACAGCTATGAACGCATGCCCAGAGACAGCATCAGCAACAACAACCGGCCCCCAGGACGCATGCTGGTGGCTACACCTATAGAGATCTGTGTCTGA